A window of Pseudomonas alcaliphila JAB1 genomic DNA:
TATTCGAAATAATCTGCCCCCCACGTACCTCTGGAGCCACCCCATGCAAACGTCCAGTGATACCCATCCGAACGACGTGCCCGATAGCAGCCACGGCCTGTTCATCGACAACCGGCCCATTTAACGCAGACATACAGGAGGCTTGATGACCACCCCTCTAACACTGGTCGCCACACTGGTTGCCAAGACCGGCTTCGAAGCCGAGCTCGAGCAGACGCTTCAGGACCTGCAAGGCCCAAGTAGAGGCGAAGCAGACTGTATCCAGTACGACTTCCACCGTGATGCCGAGCAAGCACGCACCTTCCACATGATCGAGCAGTGGCGGGACGAAGCTGCGTTAGCCGCGCACCAAGCGACACCGCATTTCCAGGCGGCGCTGCCTGTCATCGAAC
This region includes:
- a CDS encoding putative quinol monooxygenase, with protein sequence MTTPLTLVATLVAKTGFEAELEQTLQDLQGPSRGEADCIQYDFHRDAEQARTFHMIEQWRDEAALAAHQATPHFQAALPVIERAAEKFSVAKMYRVS